A section of the Portunus trituberculatus isolate SZX2019 chromosome 20, ASM1759143v1, whole genome shotgun sequence genome encodes:
- the LOC123506590 gene encoding cell wall protein RBR3-like isoform X1, producing MPPSRKWIRRFQLPLVVDFADEGYTLTAQVTEGQFPSREQRRNSLRACRVSSGNTMAGDVQGPRRSNPVRSCRLRERNSGEDGVQEPQRRNPVRSSRLRERNSGEDGVQEPQRKNPVRSSRLRERNSREDRVYVVRHRQQDAILGPEHISSTPQLARVRTAARRARFTGQSNRSRTSHTSREVQPARAQPSSERRELGGLMQSTPQEYGSSDIPPRQTLHHAWPSSHSRVQDTSRAQVQPSSHTPTPGMNPPRPSSHTREPSHHSSHTLDTSSSLTLDTSRPSSHTLASSHTLDTSRPSSHTLDTSRPSSHTLASSHTLDTSRPSSHTLDASRPSSHTLDASRPSSHTLDTSRPSSHTLDASRPSSHTLDASRPSSHTLDASRPSSHTLDASRPSSHTQEPSCPSQITKKASSANKELSLAIQSPSPISSQVQTQAVSESQPHAARRQHRQNAIKEPLVRCLVCLESLASIKRLSRDICSTVCGHLFCSTCIKTVVEMNKRCPLCRRRLTKKKYHVIFL from the exons ATGCCTCCATCACGTAAGTGGATCAGACGGTTCCAGTTGCCTCTTGTGGTGGACTTCGCTGACGAGGGATACACTCTCACGGCGCAGGTGACAGAGGGACAG tttccttcGAGGGAGCAACGAAGAAACTCACTCAGGGCGTGCCGCGTAAGTTCTGGGAACACCATGGCGGGCGATGTCCAGGGACCGCGAAGAAGTAACCCAGTCAGGAGTTGCCGCTTACGAGAAAGGAACAGCGGGGAGGACGGCGTCCAGGAGCCGCAGAGGAGGAACCCAGTCAGGAGTTCCCGCTTACGAGAAAGGAACAGCGGGGAGGACGGTGTCCAGGAGCCGCAGAGGAAGAACCCAGTCAGGAGTTCCCGCTTACGAGAAAGGAACAGCAGAGAGGACAGAGTGTATGTAGTACGTCACCGCCAGCAGGATGCCATACTAGGCCCGGAACACATTTCGTCTACACCACAACTGGCCAGGGTGCGGACAGCAGCACGCAGGGCCAGGTTCACgg GTCAGAGCAATCGGTCGCGCACTTCACACACATCACGGGAAGTGCAGCCAGCCCGCGCCCAGCCGTCCAGCGAGAGAAGGGAATTAGGTGGTCTGATGCAAAGTACTCCCCAGGAATACGGGTCGAGCGACATTCCTCCTAGACAAACACTGCACCACGCCTGGCCTTCATCCCACAGCCGAGTGCAAGACACGTCACGAGCACAGGTACAGCCTTCATCACACACTCCAACCCCGGGCATGAACCCGCCACGTCCCTCGTCACACACACGGGAGCCGTCACACCACTCGTCACACACACTGGACACTTCCTCGTCACTCACACTGGACACTTCACGTCCCTCGTCACACACACTGGCCTCGTCACACACCCTGGACACTTCACGTCCCTCGTCACACACCCTGGACACTTCACGTCCCTCGTCACACACACTGGCCTCGTCACACACACTGGACACTTCACGTCCCTCGTCACACACACTGGACGCTTCACGTCCCTCGTCACACACACTGGACGCTTCACGTCCCTCGTCACACACACTGGACACTTCACGTCCTTCGTCACACACACTGGACGCTTCACGTCCCTCGTCACACACACTGGACGCTTCACGTCCCTCGTCACACACACTGGACGCTTCACGTCCCTCGTCACACACACTGGACGCTTCACGtccctcgtcacacacacaggagccgTCATGCCCTTCACAAATAACCAAAAAAGCATCATCCGCCAACAAGGAGCTGTCACTCGCCATCCAGAGTCCGTCACCGATCTCTTCACAAGTTCAAACTCAAGCGGTGTCGGAAAGCCAGCCACACGCTGCCCGGCGCCAGCATCGCCAAAATGCCATCAAGGAACCGCTTGTGCGCTGCCTGGTGTGCCTGGAGTCCCTGGCCTCCATCAAGCGGTTGTCACGCGACATCTGCTCCACCGTGTGTGGCCACCTGTTCTGCTCCACCTGCATCAAGACCGTCGTGGAGATGAACAAGCGCTGCCCGTTGTGCAGACGACGACTCACAAAGAAGAAGTATCACGTCATCTTCTTGTAA
- the LOC123506590 gene encoding cell wall protein RBR3-like isoform X2: MAGDVQGPRRSNPVRSCRLRERNSGEDGVQEPQRRNPVRSSRLRERNSGEDGVQEPQRKNPVRSSRLRERNSREDRVYVVRHRQQDAILGPEHISSTPQLARVRTAARRARFTGQSNRSRTSHTSREVQPARAQPSSERRELGGLMQSTPQEYGSSDIPPRQTLHHAWPSSHSRVQDTSRAQVQPSSHTPTPGMNPPRPSSHTREPSHHSSHTLDTSSSLTLDTSRPSSHTLASSHTLDTSRPSSHTLDTSRPSSHTLASSHTLDTSRPSSHTLDASRPSSHTLDASRPSSHTLDTSRPSSHTLDASRPSSHTLDASRPSSHTLDASRPSSHTLDASRPSSHTQEPSCPSQITKKASSANKELSLAIQSPSPISSQVQTQAVSESQPHAARRQHRQNAIKEPLVRCLVCLESLASIKRLSRDICSTVCGHLFCSTCIKTVVEMNKRCPLCRRRLTKKKYHVIFL, from the exons ATGGCGGGCGATGTCCAGGGACCGCGAAGAAGTAACCCAGTCAGGAGTTGCCGCTTACGAGAAAGGAACAGCGGGGAGGACGGCGTCCAGGAGCCGCAGAGGAGGAACCCAGTCAGGAGTTCCCGCTTACGAGAAAGGAACAGCGGGGAGGACGGTGTCCAGGAGCCGCAGAGGAAGAACCCAGTCAGGAGTTCCCGCTTACGAGAAAGGAACAGCAGAGAGGACAGAGTGTATGTAGTACGTCACCGCCAGCAGGATGCCATACTAGGCCCGGAACACATTTCGTCTACACCACAACTGGCCAGGGTGCGGACAGCAGCACGCAGGGCCAGGTTCACgg GTCAGAGCAATCGGTCGCGCACTTCACACACATCACGGGAAGTGCAGCCAGCCCGCGCCCAGCCGTCCAGCGAGAGAAGGGAATTAGGTGGTCTGATGCAAAGTACTCCCCAGGAATACGGGTCGAGCGACATTCCTCCTAGACAAACACTGCACCACGCCTGGCCTTCATCCCACAGCCGAGTGCAAGACACGTCACGAGCACAGGTACAGCCTTCATCACACACTCCAACCCCGGGCATGAACCCGCCACGTCCCTCGTCACACACACGGGAGCCGTCACACCACTCGTCACACACACTGGACACTTCCTCGTCACTCACACTGGACACTTCACGTCCCTCGTCACACACACTGGCCTCGTCACACACCCTGGACACTTCACGTCCCTCGTCACACACCCTGGACACTTCACGTCCCTCGTCACACACACTGGCCTCGTCACACACACTGGACACTTCACGTCCCTCGTCACACACACTGGACGCTTCACGTCCCTCGTCACACACACTGGACGCTTCACGTCCCTCGTCACACACACTGGACACTTCACGTCCTTCGTCACACACACTGGACGCTTCACGTCCCTCGTCACACACACTGGACGCTTCACGTCCCTCGTCACACACACTGGACGCTTCACGTCCCTCGTCACACACACTGGACGCTTCACGtccctcgtcacacacacaggagccgTCATGCCCTTCACAAATAACCAAAAAAGCATCATCCGCCAACAAGGAGCTGTCACTCGCCATCCAGAGTCCGTCACCGATCTCTTCACAAGTTCAAACTCAAGCGGTGTCGGAAAGCCAGCCACACGCTGCCCGGCGCCAGCATCGCCAAAATGCCATCAAGGAACCGCTTGTGCGCTGCCTGGTGTGCCTGGAGTCCCTGGCCTCCATCAAGCGGTTGTCACGCGACATCTGCTCCACCGTGTGTGGCCACCTGTTCTGCTCCACCTGCATCAAGACCGTCGTGGAGATGAACAAGCGCTGCCCGTTGTGCAGACGACGACTCACAAAGAAGAAGTATCACGTCATCTTCTTGTAA
- the LOC123506656 gene encoding atherin-like, giving the protein MWSDARECCDRAVIVEIGVTEVVWRLLLTLPRLPHARPVMVTLPRLPHARPVMVTLPRLPHARPVMVTLPRLPHARPVMVTLPRLSRPPRDGDAAPPASRPPRDGDAAPPASRPPRDGDAAPPASRPPRDGDAAPPASRPPRDGDAARLPHARPVMVTLPACLTPAP; this is encoded by the exons ATGTGGAGTGACGCTAGAGAATGTTGTGATCGGGCGGTAATAGTGGAGATTGGTGTGACGGAGGTGGTGTGGAGGCTCCTGT TGACGCTGCCCCGCCTGCCTCACGCCCGCCCCGTGATGGTGACGCTGCCCCGCCTGCCTCACGCCCGCCCCGTGATGGTGACGCTGCCCCGCCTGCCTCACGCCCGCCCCGTGATGGTGACGCTGCCCCGCCTGCCTCACGCCCGCCCCGTGATGGTGACGCTGCCCCGCCTGTCACGCCCGCCCCGTGATGGTGACGCTGCCCCGCCTGCCTCACGCCCGCCCCGTGATGGTGACGCTGCCCCGCCTGCCTCACGCCCGCCCCGTGATGGTGACGCTGCCCCGCCTGCCTCACGCCCGCCCCGTGATGGTGACGCTGCCCCGCCTGCCTCACGCCCGCCCCGTGATGGTGACGCTGCCCGCCTGCCTCACGCCCGCCCCGTGATGGTGACGCTGCCCGCCTGTCTCACGCCCGCCCCGTGA
- the LOC123506658 gene encoding periaxin-like: MVTLPRLPHARPVMVTLPRLPHARPVMVTLPRLPHARPVKVTLPRLPHARPVKVTLPRLPHARPVKVTLPRLPHARPVKVTLPHLPHVRPVKVTLPRLPHARPVKVTLPRLPHARPVKESLPRLPCLPHARPVKVTLPRLPHARPVKVTLPRLPHARPVKVTLPRLPHALPMKVTLPRLLHVCPVKVTLPRLSHARPVKVTLPRLPHARPVKVTLPRLPNARPVKVTLPRLPHALSMKVTLPRLPHARLVKVTLPRLPHAHPVNVTLPRLPHARPVKVTLPRLPHVCPVKVTLPRLPHASPVKVTLPRLPHARLVKVTLPRLPHAHPVNVTLPRLPHARPMKVTLPRLPHARPVKVTLPRLPHVCPVKVTLPRLPHARPVKVTLPRLPHARPVKVTLPRLPHARPVKMILPRLPHARPVTLPRLPHVRPVKVSLPHLPHVRPVKVTLPSLTNTCPVKVTPPRLPHARPVKVTAPPASSPPRKGDIAPPASRPPREGDVAPPASRPSREGDAAPPA, encoded by the exons ATGGTGACGCTGCCCCGCCTGCCTCACGCCCGCCCCGTGATGGTGACGCTGCCCCGCCTGCCTCACGCCCGCCCCGTGATGGTGACGCTGCCCCGCCTGCCTCACGCTCGCCCCGTGAAGGTGACGCTACCCCGCCTGCCTCACGCTCGTCCCGTGAAGGTGACGCTACCCCGCCTGCCTCACGCCCGTCCCGTGAAGGTGACTCTGCCTCGCCTGCCTCACGCCCGCCCCGTGAAGGTGACGCTGCCCCACCTGCCTCACGTCCGTCCCGTGAAGGTGACTCTGCCTCGCCTGCCGCACGCCCGTCCCGTGAAGGTGACACTGCCCCGCCTGCCTCACGCCCGTCCCGTGAAGGAGTCTCTGCCTCGCCTGCCTTGCCTGCCTCACGCCCGCCCCGTGAAGGTGACGCTGCCCCGCCTGCCTCACGCCCGCCCCGTGAAGGTGACGCTGCCCCGCCTGCCTCACGCCCGCCCCGTGAAGGTGACTCTGCCCCGCCTGCCTCATGCCCTCCCCATGAAGGTGACTCTGCCCCGCCTGCTCCACGTCTGCCCCGTGAAGGTGACTCTGCCCCGCCTGTCTCACGCCCGCCCCGTGAAGGTGACGCTGCCCCGCCTGCCTCACGCCCGCCCCGTGAAGGTGACGCTTCCCCGCCTGCCTAACGCTCGCCCCGTGAAGGTGACTCTGCCCCGCCTGCCTCATGCCCTCTCCATGAAGGTGACTCTGCCCCGCCTGCCTCACGCCCGCCTAGTGAAGGTGACGCTGCCCCGCCTGCCTCACGCCCACCCCGTAAATGTGACGCTGCCCCGCCTGCCTCACGCCCGCCCCGTGAAG GTGACTCTGCCCCGCCTGCCCCACGTCTGCCCCGTGAAGGTGACTCTGCCCCGCCTGCCTCATGCCAGCCCCGTGAAGGTGACGCTGCCCCGCCTGCCTCACGCCCGCCTAGTGAAGGTGACGCTGCCCCGCCTGCCTCACGCCCACCCCGTAAATGTGACGCTGCCCCGCCTGCCTCACGCCCGCCCCATGAAGGTGACGTTGCCCCGCCTGCCTCACGCCCGCCCCGTGAAGGTGACTCTGCCCCGCCTGCCCCACGTCTGCCCTGTGAAGGTGACTCTGCCCCGCCTGCCTCACGCCCGCCCCGTGAAGGTGACCCTGCCCCGCCTGCCTCACGCTCGCCCCGTGAAGGTGACCCTGCCCCGCCTACCTCACGCCCGCCCCGTGAAGATGATCCTGCCCCGCCTCCCCCACGCCCGCCCC GTGACGCTGCCCCGCCTGCCCCACGTCCGCCCCGTGAAGGTGAGCCTGCCCCACCTGCCCCACGTCCGCCCCGTGAAGGTAACTCTGCCCAGCCTGACTAACACCTGCCCCGTGAAGGTGACTCCGCCCCGCCTGCCTCACGCCCGCCCCGTGAAGGTGACTGCCCCGCCTGCCTCAAGCCCGCCCCGTAAAGGTGACATTGCCCCGCCTGCCTCACGCCCGCCCCGTGAAGGTGACGTTGCCCCGCCTGCCTCACGCCCGTCCCGTGAAGGTGACGCTGCCCCGCCTGCCTAA